Proteins from a single region of Blastocatellia bacterium:
- a CDS encoding HAD hydrolase family protein encodes MSFETHQPTVEDVTVQARAQRIRLLLMDCDGVLTDGRIVLLPDKEDTKFFHAHDGQGMKLAALAGLRTGVITTRTSHALERRVKEMHAHHLYQNAENKLLAYEAILAEEGISDEAVAYIGDDLPDLPVMRRVGLAIAVANAVAEVKAHAHWVTRREGGHGGVREAIEFILKAQGKWDQLVASFGFARDTD; translated from the coding sequence ATGAGCTTTGAAACTCACCAGCCCACCGTTGAAGATGTGACAGTTCAAGCACGAGCCCAACGTATTCGCTTGCTGTTGATGGATTGCGATGGCGTGTTAACAGACGGGCGGATTGTGTTATTGCCTGACAAGGAAGATACGAAATTCTTTCATGCGCACGATGGTCAAGGCATGAAACTGGCTGCGCTAGCTGGGTTGCGCACCGGCGTGATTACCACGCGGACATCCCATGCGCTGGAGCGCCGCGTCAAGGAAATGCATGCCCATCACCTCTATCAAAATGCCGAGAACAAGCTGCTGGCTTATGAAGCGATCCTTGCCGAGGAAGGGATTTCTGATGAGGCCGTTGCGTACATTGGCGATGATTTGCCCGATTTGCCTGTGATGCGCCGTGTCGGGCTGGCCATTGCGGTGGCCAATGCTGTCGCCGAAGTGAAAGCTCACGCCCACTGGGTCACGCGGCGCGAGGGCGGTCATGGCGGCGTGCGCGAGGCCATCGAGTTTATCTTGAAGGCTCAGGGCAAATGGGATCAGCTCGTCGCATCGTTTGGTTTCGCCCGTGATACCGACTGA